A single genomic interval of Tsukamurella paurometabola harbors:
- a CDS encoding NADP-dependent isocitrate dehydrogenase, whose protein sequence is MSAQQQTIIYTLTDEAPLLATASFLPIIRAFAGPAGIDVQTSDISVAARILAAFPERLTDEQKVPDNLAALGELTQDPSANIIKLPNISASVPQLLAAIAELQSKGYDIPDLPSEPKTDEERDIATRYSTILGSAVNPVLRQGNSDRRAPRAVKEYARKNPHSMGEWSMASRSHVAHMKHGDFYHGEKSTTLDRERDLRMELVTADGQTHVLKPSVKLGAGDVMDSMFMSKKALLEFYEEQMQDAYETGVMFSLHVKATMMKVSHPIVFGHAVKVFYKDAFAKHQALFDELGVNVNNGLGDLYDKIATLPASKHEEIVKDLHACHEHRPELAMVDSARGISNFHSPSDVIVDASMPAMIRAGGKMYGADGRPKDTKAVMPESTFARIYQEIINFCKTNGAFDPRTMGTVPNVGLMAQKAEEYGSHDKTFEVPAAGTANIVDNATGEVILSQEVEEGDIWRMCTVKDAPIRDWVKLAVNRARNSGMPVLFWLDPYRPHENELIKAVKAELKNYDTEGLDIQIMSQVRAMRYTLERAMRGLDTIAATGNILRDYLTDLFPILELGTSAKMLSIVPLMAGGGMYETGAGGSAPKHVKQLTEENHLRWDSLGEFLALAVSLEDTGIKNENPAAKVLATTLDAATGKLLENNKAPSRSTGELDNRGSQFYLALYWAQELAAQTENPDLAAKFAPLAKALTEHEDTIVEELRAVQGQPADIGGYYYPDPEKMSKVMRPSATFNADLASLDD, encoded by the coding sequence ATGAGTGCGCAGCAGCAGACCATCATCTACACGCTGACCGACGAGGCCCCACTTCTGGCCACCGCGTCGTTCCTGCCGATCATCCGCGCCTTCGCCGGGCCCGCCGGTATCGACGTGCAGACGAGCGACATCTCGGTCGCGGCGCGCATTCTGGCGGCATTCCCCGAGCGCCTCACCGACGAGCAGAAGGTGCCGGACAACCTCGCGGCCCTCGGCGAGCTGACCCAGGATCCGTCGGCCAACATCATCAAGCTCCCGAACATCAGCGCCTCGGTGCCGCAGCTGCTGGCCGCGATCGCCGAACTGCAGTCCAAGGGCTACGACATCCCGGACCTGCCCTCCGAGCCGAAGACCGACGAGGAGCGCGACATCGCGACGCGTTACTCCACCATCCTCGGCAGCGCCGTGAATCCCGTGCTGCGCCAGGGTAACTCGGATCGCCGTGCGCCGCGCGCCGTCAAGGAGTACGCCCGCAAGAACCCGCACAGCATGGGCGAGTGGTCGATGGCCTCGCGCAGCCACGTCGCGCACATGAAGCACGGCGACTTCTACCACGGCGAGAAGTCCACGACGCTGGACCGCGAGCGCGACCTGCGCATGGAGCTCGTCACCGCCGACGGCCAGACTCACGTGCTCAAGCCGAGCGTGAAGCTCGGTGCGGGCGACGTCATGGACTCGATGTTCATGAGCAAGAAGGCGCTGCTCGAGTTCTACGAGGAGCAGATGCAGGACGCCTACGAGACCGGCGTCATGTTCTCGCTGCACGTGAAGGCCACCATGATGAAGGTCTCGCACCCCATCGTCTTCGGTCACGCGGTCAAGGTCTTCTACAAGGACGCCTTCGCCAAGCACCAGGCGCTCTTCGACGAGCTCGGGGTCAACGTCAACAACGGTCTCGGCGACCTGTACGACAAGATCGCCACGCTGCCCGCCAGCAAGCACGAGGAGATCGTCAAGGACCTGCACGCCTGCCACGAGCACCGCCCGGAGCTGGCGATGGTCGACTCGGCGCGCGGCATCTCCAACTTCCACTCGCCGTCCGACGTGATCGTCGACGCCTCGATGCCCGCCATGATCCGCGCCGGCGGCAAGATGTACGGCGCCGACGGCCGTCCGAAGGACACCAAGGCCGTGATGCCGGAGTCCACCTTCGCGCGCATCTACCAGGAGATCATCAACTTCTGTAAGACCAACGGCGCCTTCGATCCCCGCACCATGGGCACCGTCCCCAACGTCGGCCTGATGGCGCAGAAGGCCGAGGAGTACGGCAGCCACGACAAGACCTTCGAGGTCCCCGCGGCCGGTACCGCCAACATCGTCGACAACGCCACCGGCGAGGTCATCCTCTCCCAGGAGGTCGAGGAGGGCGACATCTGGCGCATGTGCACCGTCAAGGACGCCCCGATCCGCGACTGGGTCAAGCTGGCCGTCAACCGCGCCCGCAACTCGGGCATGCCCGTCCTGTTCTGGCTCGATCCGTACCGCCCGCACGAGAACGAGCTCATCAAGGCGGTCAAGGCCGAGCTGAAGAACTACGACACCGAGGGCCTCGACATCCAGATCATGTCGCAGGTGCGCGCCATGCGCTACACCCTCGAGCGCGCGATGCGCGGACTCGACACCATCGCCGCGACGGGCAACATCCTGCGCGACTACCTCACCGACCTGTTCCCGATCCTCGAGCTCGGCACCTCGGCGAAGATGCTGTCGATCGTCCCGCTCATGGCCGGCGGCGGCATGTACGAGACGGGTGCCGGCGGCTCGGCGCCCAAGCACGTCAAGCAGCTCACGGAGGAGAACCATCTCCGCTGGGACTCGCTGGGTGAGTTCCTCGCGCTCGCGGTGAGCCTCGAGGACACGGGCATCAAGAACGAGAATCCGGCCGCGAAGGTCCTCGCGACCACGCTCGACGCCGCCACCGGCAAGCTGCTCGAGAACAACAAGGCGCCCTCGCGCAGCACGGGCGAGCTGGACAACCGGGGCAGCCAGTTCTACCTCGCCCTGTACTGGGCGCAGGAGCTGGCGGCGCAGACCGAGAACCCGGACCTCGCAGCGAAGTTCGCGCCGCTGGCGAAGGCCCTCACCGAGCACGAGGACACCATCGTCGAGGAGCTGCGAGCCGTCCAGGGGCAGCCCGCCGACATCGGCGGCTACTACTACCCGGACCCCGAGAAGATGTCGAAGGTCATGCGCCCCAGCGCGACCTTCAACGCGGATCTCGCGTCGCTCGACGACTGA
- a CDS encoding SDR family NAD(P)-dependent oxidoreductase: MKDFHGKVAVVTGVASGMGRELALELARRGAKLSLCDYDAAGLEATAEAARALGAEVHTKVVNVGEREQLLAYADDVVEHYGVVNLLFNNAGIAHHASVEKTSFKDYDRLMDVDFWGVVNSTKAFLPHLIASGDAHIANTSSIFGLFGVGGQSAYNAAKFAVRGFTEALRIEMLSTHPHVGVSCVHPGGIKTDICNNATVAEGQDQAAFADFFNKRLARTEADAAARTILAGVQKNRGRILIGPDAVVLDLAVRAGGSAYQRFSAFVDGQLGRFM; the protein is encoded by the coding sequence ATGAAGGACTTCCACGGCAAGGTCGCCGTCGTCACCGGCGTCGCGTCGGGCATGGGGCGCGAGCTCGCGCTGGAACTGGCGAGGCGGGGCGCGAAGCTCTCGCTGTGCGACTACGACGCCGCCGGGCTCGAAGCGACCGCGGAAGCGGCGCGGGCCCTCGGCGCCGAGGTGCACACCAAGGTCGTGAACGTGGGTGAGCGCGAGCAGCTGCTCGCCTACGCGGACGACGTGGTCGAACACTACGGCGTGGTCAACCTGCTGTTCAACAACGCCGGGATCGCGCACCACGCGAGCGTGGAGAAGACCTCGTTCAAGGACTACGACCGGCTCATGGACGTCGACTTCTGGGGCGTCGTCAACAGCACCAAGGCCTTCCTGCCGCACCTGATCGCGTCGGGCGACGCGCACATCGCGAACACCAGCTCGATCTTCGGGCTGTTCGGCGTGGGCGGCCAGAGCGCCTACAACGCGGCGAAGTTCGCGGTGCGCGGGTTCACCGAGGCGCTGCGGATCGAGATGCTCTCCACGCACCCGCACGTGGGCGTCAGCTGCGTCCATCCGGGCGGCATCAAGACCGACATCTGCAACAACGCGACCGTCGCGGAGGGCCAGGACCAGGCCGCCTTCGCGGACTTCTTCAACAAGCGCCTGGCCCGCACCGAGGCGGACGCCGCGGCGCGCACGATCCTCGCGGGGGTGCAGAAGAATCGCGGCCGGATCCTCATCGGCCCCGACGCCGTGGTCCTGGACCTCGCGGTCCGCGCGGGGGGCTCGGCGTACCAGCGGTTCAGCGCGTTCGTGGACGGGCAGCTCGGCCGCTTCATGTGA
- a CDS encoding lipase family protein, with translation MVPITPSALPRAVMTRVGGLLRGLATPDPVTPIGPPNWSGLDARDHSGPALAPGTPIDRVPLAAALGLDDADQAFRFLYATTNQHGAAVSTAALFLPAGTAPAGGWPVIAWAHGTVGLCDDATPSAQPPSERQQFYLGHWLRHGYAVVATDYAGMGTPGLMSYLNGKVEAHNLIDSVQAARGLGLPLARRWALVGQSQGAGAAMNGARHASEFGADYDLDLRGTVATGTPANIERVAQFLRPSFPPVVLPPLTNVYAAYILAGLRDARPDLGLDGLLSDEGRRVVDLAERLSLYDAREAVRGARISTWVTAPLRSVPGIYEALHEHMGTPTEGYDRPIFLGHGLTDIDVPVASGLSLAAALAVHRQPVTLKLYPTDHFGTVYAAADDAAAFLGGVMENQE, from the coding sequence GTGGTGCCGATCACGCCGTCCGCCCTGCCCCGCGCGGTGATGACCCGTGTCGGCGGCCTCCTGCGGGGCCTCGCGACACCCGATCCCGTCACGCCGATCGGCCCGCCGAACTGGTCGGGTCTGGACGCGCGCGACCACTCCGGTCCCGCACTCGCGCCGGGCACGCCGATCGACCGGGTACCGCTCGCCGCCGCACTCGGACTCGACGACGCGGACCAGGCGTTCCGCTTCCTGTACGCCACCACCAACCAGCACGGTGCCGCCGTGAGTACCGCGGCGCTGTTCCTCCCCGCGGGCACGGCCCCGGCGGGAGGGTGGCCGGTGATCGCGTGGGCGCACGGCACCGTCGGGCTGTGCGACGACGCGACCCCGTCGGCCCAGCCCCCATCGGAGCGGCAGCAGTTCTACCTCGGACACTGGCTGCGGCACGGCTACGCCGTCGTCGCCACCGACTACGCCGGCATGGGCACCCCCGGCCTGATGAGCTACCTGAACGGGAAGGTCGAGGCGCACAACCTCATCGACTCGGTCCAGGCCGCCAGGGGGCTGGGGCTCCCCCTGGCCCGACGGTGGGCCCTCGTCGGGCAGTCCCAGGGTGCCGGAGCCGCCATGAACGGCGCCCGCCACGCCTCGGAGTTCGGCGCCGACTACGACCTCGACCTGCGCGGCACCGTCGCGACCGGCACACCCGCGAACATCGAACGCGTCGCCCAGTTCCTCCGCCCCTCGTTCCCGCCCGTCGTGCTGCCGCCGCTGACGAACGTCTACGCCGCCTACATCCTGGCCGGACTCCGCGACGCCCGACCGGATCTGGGACTCGACGGGCTGCTCAGCGACGAGGGCCGGCGCGTCGTCGATCTCGCCGAGCGGCTGAGTCTGTACGACGCGCGTGAAGCGGTGCGGGGCGCGCGGATCAGCACCTGGGTGACCGCGCCGCTGCGCAGCGTGCCCGGGATCTACGAGGCCCTGCACGAGCACATGGGCACGCCGACCGAGGGCTACGACCGACCGATCTTCCTCGGGCACGGCCTCACCGACATCGACGTGCCCGTCGCCTCGGGCCTGTCACTCGCCGCGGCCCTCGCCGTGCACCGCCAGCCCGTGACCCTCAAGCTCTACCCCACCGACCATTTCGGCACCGTGTACGCGGCCGCCGACGACGCCGCCGCCTTCCTCGGGGGCGTCATGGAGAACCAGGAGTGA
- a CDS encoding MFS transporter: MQTIIVPLIPQLPGMLGTSPTNASWTLTITLLVGAVGTPIAGRLGDMFGKRLVLLGTMAAVAVGSTVCALATAFLPFLIGRGLQGLGIGAIAVGISILRDIVPPVRLGSAVGTMSASLGVGGALGLPFAASIARHVSWHALFWACAGAAVACAAAVLRSVPEGPADPGGSFDALGTIGLTTVLTCVLLPLSKAAEWGWTDPLTLGLFIAFGVTGAAWWRYELRTPNALIDVRTLLHRPILLTNAASVATGFAFYAMQMMPIQLLMAPEQSPAGMGLGMVAASLVLMPSGLVMFAFSRVSSWITDRRGARISLAVGAVVIAGGYLVLLLAIAGPWPVHWAWILASSALVGAGLGIAYSAMPALIMAVVPVEQTGEANGVNALMRSVGTSMATAVVAMVLTGGTVVTATPAGPVATPSTGAYTATIVLCLGVCAVATVCSLAIPRRTAAQATRDC; encoded by the coding sequence ATGCAGACGATCATCGTGCCGTTGATCCCGCAGCTTCCGGGCATGCTCGGCACGTCGCCCACGAACGCCTCCTGGACGCTGACGATCACCCTTCTGGTCGGCGCCGTGGGGACACCCATCGCCGGCCGGCTCGGCGACATGTTCGGCAAGCGCCTCGTGCTCCTCGGGACGATGGCCGCGGTCGCGGTGGGATCCACCGTGTGCGCGCTCGCGACCGCCTTCCTCCCCTTCCTGATCGGGCGCGGCCTCCAGGGGCTCGGCATCGGGGCGATCGCGGTCGGCATCAGCATCCTGCGCGACATCGTTCCGCCGGTACGGCTCGGTTCCGCCGTGGGCACCATGAGCGCCTCCCTCGGCGTGGGCGGCGCCCTCGGTCTGCCCTTCGCGGCGTCGATCGCGCGGCACGTCAGTTGGCACGCGCTGTTCTGGGCGTGCGCGGGGGCGGCCGTGGCGTGCGCCGCGGCCGTCCTGCGATCGGTGCCGGAGGGTCCGGCCGACCCCGGTGGCAGCTTCGACGCGCTCGGCACGATCGGGCTCACGACGGTCCTGACGTGCGTCCTCCTCCCCCTGTCGAAGGCGGCGGAGTGGGGCTGGACGGACCCCCTGACGCTCGGGTTGTTCATCGCGTTCGGCGTCACCGGCGCTGCCTGGTGGCGGTACGAGCTGCGGACCCCGAACGCCCTCATCGACGTGCGCACGCTGCTGCACCGGCCCATCCTGCTCACCAATGCGGCATCGGTCGCCACCGGCTTCGCGTTCTACGCGATGCAGATGATGCCGATCCAATTGCTCATGGCGCCCGAGCAGAGCCCGGCCGGCATGGGGCTCGGAATGGTCGCGGCGAGCCTGGTCCTGATGCCGAGCGGCCTGGTGATGTTCGCCTTCTCCCGGGTGAGCTCGTGGATCACGGACCGGCGCGGCGCCCGGATCTCCCTCGCCGTGGGCGCCGTCGTCATCGCCGGCGGATACCTGGTGCTGCTCCTCGCGATCGCGGGGCCGTGGCCCGTGCACTGGGCCTGGATCCTCGCGTCGAGCGCCCTCGTCGGAGCGGGCCTCGGCATCGCCTACTCGGCGATGCCGGCGCTGATCATGGCGGTGGTCCCGGTGGAACAGACCGGCGAGGCGAACGGGGTCAACGCGCTCATGCGGTCGGTGGGCACGTCGATGGCGACGGCCGTCGTCGCCATGGTGCTGACCGGCGGGACCGTCGTCACCGCGACGCCGGCCGGTCCTGTCGCGACGCCCTCGACCGGCGCGTACACCGCGACCATCGTGCTCTGTCTCGGCGTCTGCGCCGTGGCCACGGTGTGCTCGCTCGCCATCCCCCGGCGCACGGCGGCGCAGGCGACCCGCGACTGTTAG
- a CDS encoding LysE family translocator, translating to MLVALLSFAAAATVLVVLPGPDTLVVVRGVVRGGRGAGIRTGFGVLSGLVVWVVAAVLGLSAMLRASEYGYTALKLLGAAYLVHMGVQSLRAVVRGTALGESPTQPVESSWRGGGFTAGFLTDVLNPKIGVLFVSLLPGFVPAGYSVTWTTLALGGVYIALTAVYCGVLIAAAGTVTRWMRTPRTRRVLDGVAGVALIGFGAKLVTER from the coding sequence ATGCTCGTCGCCCTGCTCTCGTTCGCCGCCGCCGCCACGGTCCTCGTCGTGCTTCCCGGCCCCGACACCCTCGTCGTCGTCCGCGGCGTGGTGCGGGGCGGCCGTGGCGCCGGAATCCGCACCGGCTTCGGTGTGCTCAGCGGCCTCGTGGTGTGGGTGGTCGCGGCGGTCCTCGGGCTCTCGGCGATGCTCCGGGCCAGCGAGTACGGGTACACCGCGCTCAAGCTGCTCGGCGCCGCCTACCTGGTGCACATGGGCGTGCAATCGCTGCGGGCGGTGGTCCGTGGCACGGCACTGGGGGAGAGCCCCACGCAGCCGGTGGAGTCGTCCTGGCGCGGTGGCGGATTCACCGCGGGCTTCCTCACCGACGTCCTCAACCCCAAGATCGGCGTCCTGTTCGTGAGCCTGCTCCCGGGGTTCGTGCCCGCGGGCTACTCGGTCACGTGGACGACGCTCGCGCTCGGTGGCGTGTACATCGCCCTCACCGCCGTGTACTGCGGGGTGCTCATCGCGGCGGCGGGTACGGTCACCCGCTGGATGCGGACCCCGCGGACGCGCCGCGTACTCGACGGCGTCGCCGGGGTCGCGCTCATCGGCTTCGGCGCGAAGCTGGTCACGGAGCGGTAG